The Populus nigra chromosome 14, ddPopNigr1.1, whole genome shotgun sequence genome has a segment encoding these proteins:
- the LOC133672862 gene encoding NAC domain-containing protein 37-like isoform X1 — MKNLDKQTKWSGPVSALMRHTLCSSKSALKTSSTVVMMESMESCVPPGFRFHPTDEELVGYYLRKKVASQKIDLDVIREIDLYRIEPWDLQERCRIGYEEQNEWYFFSHKDKKYPTGTRTNRATMAGFWKATGRDKSVYDKTKLIGMRKTLVFYKGRAPNGQKTDWIMHEYRLESDENGPPQASLSTYVTLPPSPPQLICHTIKEEGWVVCRAFKKRTTGQNKSIEGWDSSYFYEESSGVSSVVDPMDYITRQPQNFLAQNFLCKQEIEGDNLSFMHSENFVQLPQLESPSLPLIKRPTSSVSLISENNNSNNEVEEQNRMLSNNSTQKVTDWRALDKFVASQLSQEDRYDGDGVSSFVGAENNSSDMSLLLLQSGRDEGNNKFNGFLNSSPDCDIGICIFEK, encoded by the exons ATGAAAAATCTCGACAAGCAGACAAAATGGTCAGGCCCCGTTTCTGCATTAATGAGACACACACTCTGCAGCAGCAAGAGCGCCCTTAAGA CATCATCAACGGTTGTTATGATGGAGTCAATGGAGTCGTGTGTCCCACCTGGATTCAGGTTTCATCCGACCGATGAAGAGCTTGTTGGCTATTATCTAAGGAAAAAAGTTGCATCGCAAAAGATCGATCTTGATGTTATTAGAGAAATCGATCTTTACAGAATTGAACCATGGGATCTACAAG AGAGATGCCGGATCGGATATGAAGAGCAGAATGAGTGGTATTTCTTTAGCCACAAGGATAAGAAGTATCCAACAGGGACAAGGACTAATAGAGCAACCATGGCGGGCTTTTGGAAGGCGACCGGGAGAGACAAGTCAGTTTatgacaaaacaaaactcattgGCATGAGGAAAACCCTTGTCTTCTACAAAGGAAGAGCCCCAAATGGGCAGAAAACTGACTGGATCATGCATGAATACCGGCTTGAATCCGATGAAAATGGTCCTCCACAGGCAAGCTTATCAACTTATGTCACTCTACCCCCCTCCCCTCCTCAATTGATATGTCATACAATAAAG GAAGAAGGATGGGTAGTTTGTCGTGCATTCAAGAAGCGAACTACTGGCCAAAACAAGAGCATTGAAGGATGGGACTCAAGCTACTTCTATGAGGAATCAAGTGGGGTTAGCTCAGTGGTGGATCCTATGGATTATATAACAAGGCAACCACAAAACTTTTTGGCTCAGAATTTCTTGTGTAAGCAGGAGATAGAAGGAGATAACTTAAGTTTTATGCACTCGGAAAATTTTGTACAGCTTCCTCAGTTAGAGAGCCCATCCCTGCCATTAATAAAGAGGCCAACCTCATCAGTATCTTTGATATCAGAGAATAACAACAGTAACAATGAAGTGGAAGAGCAAAATAGAATGTTGTCCAACAACAGCACCCAGAAGGTAACTGACTGGAGAGCCCTTGACAAGTTTGTTGCTTCTCAGTTGAGTCAAGAAGATAGATACGACGGTGATGGTGTTTCAAGCTTTGTTGGAGCGGAAAATAACTCATCAGATATGTCATTGCTGTTATTGCAGAGTGGAAGAGACGAAGGGAACAACAAATTTAATGGATTCTTAAATTCAAGTCCTGACTGTGATATTGGAATATGCATATTTGAGAAATGA
- the LOC133672862 gene encoding NAC domain-containing protein 37-like isoform X3, producing the protein MKNLDKQTKWSGPVSALMRHTLCSSKSALKTSSTVVMMESMESCVPPGFRFHPTDEELVGYYLRKKVASQKIDLDVIREIDLYRIEPWDLQERCRIGYEEQNEWYFFSHKDKKYPTGTRTNRATMAGFWKATGRDKSVYDKTKLIGMRKTLVFYKGRAPNGQKTDWIMHEYRLESDENGPPQEEGWVVCRAFKKRTTGQNKSIEGWDSSYFYEESSGVSSVVDPMDYITRQPQNFLAQNFLCKQEIEGDNLSFMHSENFVQLPQLESPSLPLIKRPTSSVSLISENNNSNNEVEEQNRMLSNNSTQKVTDWRALDKFVASQLSQEDRYDGDGVSSFVGAENNSSDMSLLLLQSGRDEGNNKFNGFLNSSPDCDIGICIFEK; encoded by the exons ATGAAAAATCTCGACAAGCAGACAAAATGGTCAGGCCCCGTTTCTGCATTAATGAGACACACACTCTGCAGCAGCAAGAGCGCCCTTAAGA CATCATCAACGGTTGTTATGATGGAGTCAATGGAGTCGTGTGTCCCACCTGGATTCAGGTTTCATCCGACCGATGAAGAGCTTGTTGGCTATTATCTAAGGAAAAAAGTTGCATCGCAAAAGATCGATCTTGATGTTATTAGAGAAATCGATCTTTACAGAATTGAACCATGGGATCTACAAG AGAGATGCCGGATCGGATATGAAGAGCAGAATGAGTGGTATTTCTTTAGCCACAAGGATAAGAAGTATCCAACAGGGACAAGGACTAATAGAGCAACCATGGCGGGCTTTTGGAAGGCGACCGGGAGAGACAAGTCAGTTTatgacaaaacaaaactcattgGCATGAGGAAAACCCTTGTCTTCTACAAAGGAAGAGCCCCAAATGGGCAGAAAACTGACTGGATCATGCATGAATACCGGCTTGAATCCGATGAAAATGGTCCTCCACAG GAAGAAGGATGGGTAGTTTGTCGTGCATTCAAGAAGCGAACTACTGGCCAAAACAAGAGCATTGAAGGATGGGACTCAAGCTACTTCTATGAGGAATCAAGTGGGGTTAGCTCAGTGGTGGATCCTATGGATTATATAACAAGGCAACCACAAAACTTTTTGGCTCAGAATTTCTTGTGTAAGCAGGAGATAGAAGGAGATAACTTAAGTTTTATGCACTCGGAAAATTTTGTACAGCTTCCTCAGTTAGAGAGCCCATCCCTGCCATTAATAAAGAGGCCAACCTCATCAGTATCTTTGATATCAGAGAATAACAACAGTAACAATGAAGTGGAAGAGCAAAATAGAATGTTGTCCAACAACAGCACCCAGAAGGTAACTGACTGGAGAGCCCTTGACAAGTTTGTTGCTTCTCAGTTGAGTCAAGAAGATAGATACGACGGTGATGGTGTTTCAAGCTTTGTTGGAGCGGAAAATAACTCATCAGATATGTCATTGCTGTTATTGCAGAGTGGAAGAGACGAAGGGAACAACAAATTTAATGGATTCTTAAATTCAAGTCCTGACTGTGATATTGGAATATGCATATTTGAGAAATGA
- the LOC133672862 gene encoding NAC domain-containing protein 37-like isoform X4 yields MYASSTVVMMESMESCVPPGFRFHPTDEELVGYYLRKKVASQKIDLDVIREIDLYRIEPWDLQERCRIGYEEQNEWYFFSHKDKKYPTGTRTNRATMAGFWKATGRDKSVYDKTKLIGMRKTLVFYKGRAPNGQKTDWIMHEYRLESDENGPPQASLSTYVTLPPSPPQLICHTIKEEGWVVCRAFKKRTTGQNKSIEGWDSSYFYEESSGVSSVVDPMDYITRQPQNFLAQNFLCKQEIEGDNLSFMHSENFVQLPQLESPSLPLIKRPTSSVSLISENNNSNNEVEEQNRMLSNNSTQKVTDWRALDKFVASQLSQEDRYDGDGVSSFVGAENNSSDMSLLLLQSGRDEGNNKFNGFLNSSPDCDIGICIFEK; encoded by the exons atgtatg CATCATCAACGGTTGTTATGATGGAGTCAATGGAGTCGTGTGTCCCACCTGGATTCAGGTTTCATCCGACCGATGAAGAGCTTGTTGGCTATTATCTAAGGAAAAAAGTTGCATCGCAAAAGATCGATCTTGATGTTATTAGAGAAATCGATCTTTACAGAATTGAACCATGGGATCTACAAG AGAGATGCCGGATCGGATATGAAGAGCAGAATGAGTGGTATTTCTTTAGCCACAAGGATAAGAAGTATCCAACAGGGACAAGGACTAATAGAGCAACCATGGCGGGCTTTTGGAAGGCGACCGGGAGAGACAAGTCAGTTTatgacaaaacaaaactcattgGCATGAGGAAAACCCTTGTCTTCTACAAAGGAAGAGCCCCAAATGGGCAGAAAACTGACTGGATCATGCATGAATACCGGCTTGAATCCGATGAAAATGGTCCTCCACAGGCAAGCTTATCAACTTATGTCACTCTACCCCCCTCCCCTCCTCAATTGATATGTCATACAATAAAG GAAGAAGGATGGGTAGTTTGTCGTGCATTCAAGAAGCGAACTACTGGCCAAAACAAGAGCATTGAAGGATGGGACTCAAGCTACTTCTATGAGGAATCAAGTGGGGTTAGCTCAGTGGTGGATCCTATGGATTATATAACAAGGCAACCACAAAACTTTTTGGCTCAGAATTTCTTGTGTAAGCAGGAGATAGAAGGAGATAACTTAAGTTTTATGCACTCGGAAAATTTTGTACAGCTTCCTCAGTTAGAGAGCCCATCCCTGCCATTAATAAAGAGGCCAACCTCATCAGTATCTTTGATATCAGAGAATAACAACAGTAACAATGAAGTGGAAGAGCAAAATAGAATGTTGTCCAACAACAGCACCCAGAAGGTAACTGACTGGAGAGCCCTTGACAAGTTTGTTGCTTCTCAGTTGAGTCAAGAAGATAGATACGACGGTGATGGTGTTTCAAGCTTTGTTGGAGCGGAAAATAACTCATCAGATATGTCATTGCTGTTATTGCAGAGTGGAAGAGACGAAGGGAACAACAAATTTAATGGATTCTTAAATTCAAGTCCTGACTGTGATATTGGAATATGCATATTTGAGAAATGA
- the LOC133672862 gene encoding NAC domain-containing protein 37-like isoform X2 encodes MMESMESCVPPGFRFHPTDEELVGYYLRKKVASQKIDLDVIREIDLYRIEPWDLQERCRIGYEEQNEWYFFSHKDKKYPTGTRTNRATMAGFWKATGRDKSVYDKTKLIGMRKTLVFYKGRAPNGQKTDWIMHEYRLESDENGPPQASLSTYVTLPPSPPQLICHTIKEEGWVVCRAFKKRTTGQNKSIEGWDSSYFYEESSGVSSVVDPMDYITRQPQNFLAQNFLCKQEIEGDNLSFMHSENFVQLPQLESPSLPLIKRPTSSVSLISENNNSNNEVEEQNRMLSNNSTQKVTDWRALDKFVASQLSQEDRYDGDGVSSFVGAENNSSDMSLLLLQSGRDEGNNKFNGFLNSSPDCDIGICIFEK; translated from the exons ATGATGGAGTCAATGGAGTCGTGTGTCCCACCTGGATTCAGGTTTCATCCGACCGATGAAGAGCTTGTTGGCTATTATCTAAGGAAAAAAGTTGCATCGCAAAAGATCGATCTTGATGTTATTAGAGAAATCGATCTTTACAGAATTGAACCATGGGATCTACAAG AGAGATGCCGGATCGGATATGAAGAGCAGAATGAGTGGTATTTCTTTAGCCACAAGGATAAGAAGTATCCAACAGGGACAAGGACTAATAGAGCAACCATGGCGGGCTTTTGGAAGGCGACCGGGAGAGACAAGTCAGTTTatgacaaaacaaaactcattgGCATGAGGAAAACCCTTGTCTTCTACAAAGGAAGAGCCCCAAATGGGCAGAAAACTGACTGGATCATGCATGAATACCGGCTTGAATCCGATGAAAATGGTCCTCCACAGGCAAGCTTATCAACTTATGTCACTCTACCCCCCTCCCCTCCTCAATTGATATGTCATACAATAAAG GAAGAAGGATGGGTAGTTTGTCGTGCATTCAAGAAGCGAACTACTGGCCAAAACAAGAGCATTGAAGGATGGGACTCAAGCTACTTCTATGAGGAATCAAGTGGGGTTAGCTCAGTGGTGGATCCTATGGATTATATAACAAGGCAACCACAAAACTTTTTGGCTCAGAATTTCTTGTGTAAGCAGGAGATAGAAGGAGATAACTTAAGTTTTATGCACTCGGAAAATTTTGTACAGCTTCCTCAGTTAGAGAGCCCATCCCTGCCATTAATAAAGAGGCCAACCTCATCAGTATCTTTGATATCAGAGAATAACAACAGTAACAATGAAGTGGAAGAGCAAAATAGAATGTTGTCCAACAACAGCACCCAGAAGGTAACTGACTGGAGAGCCCTTGACAAGTTTGTTGCTTCTCAGTTGAGTCAAGAAGATAGATACGACGGTGATGGTGTTTCAAGCTTTGTTGGAGCGGAAAATAACTCATCAGATATGTCATTGCTGTTATTGCAGAGTGGAAGAGACGAAGGGAACAACAAATTTAATGGATTCTTAAATTCAAGTCCTGACTGTGATATTGGAATATGCATATTTGAGAAATGA
- the LOC133672494 gene encoding histone H3.3: MARTKQTARKSTGGKAPRKQLATKAARKSAPTTGGVKKPHRYRPGTVALREIRKYQKSTELLIRKLPFQRLVREIAQDFKTDLRFQSHAVLALQEAAEAYLVGLFEDTNLCAIHAKRVTIMPKDIQLARRIRGERA, encoded by the exons ATGGCTCGTACTAAGCAAACCGCTCGCAAATCCACCGGTGGCAAAGCTCCTCGCAAACAACTCGCCACCAAG GCTGCAAGAAAGTCTGCTCCCACCACTGGCGGTGTCAAGAAGCCTCATCGTTACCGTCCTGGAACTGTAGCTCTCCG TGAGATCCGCAAGTACCAGAAAAGTACTGAACTCTTGATCAGGAAGTTACCTTTCCAACGTCTTGTCCGTGAAATTGCACAAGATTTCAAG aCGGATTTGAGGTTTCAAAGCCATGCTGTTCTTGCGCTTCAGGAGGCTGCAGAGGCCTATCTTGTTGGTTTGTTTGAGGATACTAATCTTTGTGCTATCCATGCCAAGAGGGTCACCATCATGCCTAAGGATATCCAACTTGCCAGGAGAATTCGTGGAGAAAGGGCCTAA
- the LOC133672493 gene encoding histone H1-like, whose translation MTATEEAETEAPVVEQPTATEEPKVEENPVKGKRPRTPREKKPRQTKPKPAAHPPYFQMIKEAILALNDESGSSPYAIAKYMEEKHKAVLPANFKKILGLQLKNSATGGKLIKIRASYKLPEAKKTREVKPTTRKTRSVNKAEASAKKVAGAKKAKKSAAAKPKQPKSIKSPAAKRAKK comes from the exons ATGACAGCCACCGAAGAAGCTGAAACAGAGGCTCCAGTCGTGGAGCAACCAACTGCTACGGAGGAGCCTAAGGTGGAGGAGAATCCCGTTAAAGGAAAGAGGCCAAGGACTCCCAGAGAAAAGAAGCCTAGACAAACTAAACCAAAACCTGCCGCTCATCCTCCTTATTTTCAG ATGATTAAGGAGGCTATATTGGCTTTGAATGATGAGAGTGGGTCGAGTCCATATGCCATAGCAAAGTACATGGAAGAGAAGCACAAAGCAGTACTCCCAgcaaatttcaagaaaattttagGTCTTCAACTGAAAAACTCCGCAACAGGAGGAAAGTTAATCAAGATCAGGGCATCTTACAAGCTTCCAGAGGCGAAAAAGACTAGAGAGGTTAAACCTACAACAAGAAAGACTAGGTCTGTGAATAAAGCCGAGGCTTCTGCAAAGAAAGTTGCTGGGGCTAAGAAGGCCAAGAAATCAGCAGCTGCTAAACCTAAACAGCCCAAGTCTATCAAGTCTCCTGCTGCCAAAAGGGCCAAGAAATAG
- the LOC133672488 gene encoding uncharacterized protein LOC133672488, translating into MKTTKPAAIKKTPVGRKPAAVKAAPDSATEESPVPKTPPNAKQTQNSDMTPSPIAGSASKLEQSSVDGTNIETDVSMVTLETTKPLPIKKKVVRRVVKVVKKTPANAKALLEQTPTTVVAAKSKVEEREKEEELAADNVGESIKKKGVAMGVEESKVESVAVSVKEEESVEEPVVDSRKEVEAVNDRVGESVKRERTVVDIPADEVVEVSKNEEPNRVGKGVNEGEKKDVDDEVEARNEAVMMEGSMEEQVRREETQHEQDEYGGDDGYEEYGDRVDFEDPVEDDFEDPDEPVEEADAMEEERRELTAVAKERKIKKEYEIFVGGLDRDATEEDLRKVFEKIGEVVEVRLHKNLSTNRNKGYAFVKFANKGHVKRALSEMKNPVIRGKRCGTAPSEDNDTLFLGNICNTWTKEAIRQKLKDYGVEGVENITVVPDAQHEGRSRGFAFLEFACHTDAMLAYKRLQKPDVVFGHPERTAKVAFSEPIREPDPEIMAQVKTIFLDGLPPHWDEDHVRECVKGYGEIVRIVLARNMSTAKRKDFGFVDFSTHEAAVACIEGINNREFGNGNTKMRVKARLSNPLPKTQAVKGGMCGGFRIGHSGSGNYLRFGRGFGRGGHHSNWANFQRGRGFYQRERGQTSRMGPREYDYNDRYDMLPGRQGGRRGSFRGGYQTASRGMAAGPSRSNINRAWHETPERGHRGYVSSRRQPFSPEESFDRRFNGRHFDEPYFYDDGSHGMKRSFYMTDQDPDYMEPSRLRPRLDFADPRVDYADPAASFRGTHYRDTYGAGSDPYFHEYRGSDYDPYPPYYGRDHSYGGGYQY; encoded by the exons ATGAAAACTACAAAACCAGCCGCAATTAAAAAGACGCCGGTGGGAAGGAAACCTGCCGCTGTCAAAGCCGCTCCTGATTCTGCCACCGAGGAATCACCGGTTCCAAAAACCCCACCCAACGCCAAGCAGACACAAAATAGCGACATGACACCGTCGCCAATTGCCGGTTCTGCATCAAAACTTGAACAATCATCAG tTGATGGAACAAATATAGAAACGGATGTGAGTATGGTAACACTGGAAACTACAAAACCTCTTCCGATTAAAAAGAAGGTTGTGAGGAGAGTGGTGAAGGTAGTGAAGAAAACCCCTGCTAATGCAAAAGCTCTTTTGGAGCAAACCCCGACAACTGTGGTTGCTGCGAAGTCTAAGGTTgaagaaagggaaaaggagGAGGAACTTGCTGCTGATAATGTTGGagaatctataaagaagaaaggAGTTGCAATGGGAGTGGAAGAATCTAAGGTTGAAAGTGTTGCTGTTTCTGTAAAGGAGGAGGAAAGTGTGGAAGAACCTGTGGTCGATTCTAGGAAGGAGGTTGAAGCGGTTAATGATAGGGTTGGGGAGTCTGTTAAAAGGGAACGAACTGTGGTGGATATTCCTGCTGATGAGGTTGTGGAAGTATCTAAGAATGAAGAACCTAACAGAGTGGGGAAGGGGGTTAATGAGGGTGAGAAGAAAGACGTGGACGATGAAGTGGAGGCCAGAAATGAGGCTGTTATGATGGAAGGAAGTATGGAGGAACAAGTTCGAAGAGAAGAGACTCAACATGAGCAAGATGAGTATGGTGGTGATGACGGGTATGAGGAGTATGGAGATAGAGTGGACTTTGAAGATCCTGTTGAGGATGACTTTGAAGATCCAGATGAGCCTGTTGAAGAAGCTGATGCAATGGAAGAGGAACGCAGGGAACTAACAGCTGTTGCAAAGGAGCGTAAGATTAAGAAAGAATATGAGATATTTGTTGGTGGATTGGATAGGGATGCTACAGAGGAGGATTTGAGAAAGGTTTTTGAGAAGATTGGTGAAGTAGTTGAAGTTCGATTGCACaaaaatctttcaacaaatagGAATAAGGGATATGCATTTGTGAAATTTGCAAACAAGGGGCATGTTAAACGCGCTTTGTCTGAAATGAAAAACCCTGTG ATTCGTGGAAAGCGATGTGGGACAGCACCAAGCGAGGACAATGATACATTGTTCTTGGGCAATATATGCAACACATGGACAAAGGAAGCT ATAAGACAAAAGTTGAAGGATTATGGCGTTGAAGGTGTTGAGAACATCACTGTTGTACCCGATGCTCAACATGAAGGGAGAAGTCGTGGTTTTGCATTTCTTGAGTTTGCTTGTCATACTGATGCAATGCTTGCTTACAAGCGGCTTCAGAAGCCTGATGTTGTATTTGGTCATCCAGAGAGAACTGCCAAAGTGGCATTTTCTGAACCTATACGTGAGCCTGACCCTGAAATTATGGCCCAGGTGAAGACTATATTTCTTGATGGCCTTCCTCCTCACTGGGATGAAGATCATGTTAGGGAGTGCGTGAAAGGTTATGGGGAGATTGTACGAATTGTCCTGGCACGGAATATGTCAACTGCCAAGAGAAAGGATTTTGGATTCGTCGACTTCTCTACGCATGAAGCTGCGGTTGCTTGTATTGAAGGAATAAATAATAGAGAATTTGGCAATGGTAACACAAAG ATGAGAGTTAAAGCGAGGCTGTCAAATCCATTGCCAAAAACTCAGGCTGTGAAGGGTGGAATGTGTGGTGGCTTTCGAATTGGTCATTCTGGAAGTGGAAATTATTTAAGATTTG GAAGGGGTTTTGGGCGGGGCGGGCATCATTCAAACTGGGCAAATTTTCAACGTGGTAGGGGTTTCTATCAACGAGAACGTGGTCAAACTAGTAGAATGGGTCCCCGTGAGTATGACTATAATGATCGATATGACATGCTTCCTGGGAGGCAAG GAGGAAGAAGGGGTTCTTTCAGAGGAGGTTATCAAACAGCTAGTAGAGGTATGGCTGCTGGGCCATCAAGATCTAATATCAATCGAGCTTGGCACGAGACCCCTGAGCGAGGACATAGGGGCTATGTTTCTTCAAGGAGGCAACCATTTTCTCCTGAAGAATCCTTTGACAGACGTTTCAATGGAAGGCACTTTGATGAACCCTATTTTTATGATGATGGTTCACATGGGATGAAACGATCATTTTATATGACT GACCAAGATCCTGATTACATGGAACCCAGTAGGCTCCGACCCCGGTTAGATTTCGCTGATCCCCGAGTAGATTATGCTGATCCGGCAGCTTCATTTCGTGGGACACATTATCGTG ATACCTATGGAGCAGGCAGTGATCCCTACTTTCATGAATATCGTGGTTCTGAT TACGATCCATATCCACCTTATTATGGGAGGGACCACTCATATGGAGGTGGTTACCAGTATTAG
- the LOC133672492 gene encoding uncharacterized protein LOC133672492 isoform X3, giving the protein MGASESSLSSSQKMTDEITTVTERSEALDPILEKLKSLKITRPILTSTPKEEGSLNDILVRKASSSSAPATVNPNVLLELISIYRDWQEGKVQQISKKQEEMENKIEVADALAIKLLQRLNYSVSAMKTSSQHLSEGGDWGAEREVD; this is encoded by the exons ATGGGTGCCTCAGAATCTAGTCTTTCAAGTTCACAg AAAATGACAGACGAAATCACTACTGTCACTGAGAGATCAGAAGCTTTGGATCCCATTTTGGAGAAGCTCAAATCCCTCAAAATT aCAAGGCCAATATTAACTTCAACTCCAAAGGAAGAGGGTAGCTTGAATGACATTTTGGTGAGGAAGGCATCGTCTTCTTCAGCTCCTG CAACTGTAAATCCAAATGTGTTATTGGAGCTCATCTCAATATATCGTGATTGGCAAGAGGGGAAGGTTCAGCAGATAAGCAAGAAACAG GAGGAGATGGAAAATAAGATAGAAGTGGCAGATGCTTTGGCAATTAAACTTCTTCAAAGGCTTAACTACTCTGTGTCAGCAATGAAGACTTCTTCACAGCATCTATCAGAAG GTGGAGATTGGGGAGCTGAAAGGGAGGTTGACTGA
- the LOC133672492 gene encoding uncharacterized protein LOC133672492 isoform X1: MGASESSLSSSQKMTDEITTVTERSEALDPILEKLKSLKITRPILTSTPKEEGSLNDILVRKASSSSAPATVNPNVLLELISIYRDWQEGKVQQISKKQEEMENKIEVADALAIKLLQRLNYSVSAMKTSSQHLSEVHSLQVEIGELKGRLTEVMSNCDALCKRIATEGPESLRSSVKPFATAAVDSEIRSSSSSVLKSNPPSNEAKSD; this comes from the exons ATGGGTGCCTCAGAATCTAGTCTTTCAAGTTCACAg AAAATGACAGACGAAATCACTACTGTCACTGAGAGATCAGAAGCTTTGGATCCCATTTTGGAGAAGCTCAAATCCCTCAAAATT aCAAGGCCAATATTAACTTCAACTCCAAAGGAAGAGGGTAGCTTGAATGACATTTTGGTGAGGAAGGCATCGTCTTCTTCAGCTCCTG CAACTGTAAATCCAAATGTGTTATTGGAGCTCATCTCAATATATCGTGATTGGCAAGAGGGGAAGGTTCAGCAGATAAGCAAGAAACAG GAGGAGATGGAAAATAAGATAGAAGTGGCAGATGCTTTGGCAATTAAACTTCTTCAAAGGCTTAACTACTCTGTGTCAGCAATGAAGACTTCTTCACAGCATCTATCAGAAG TTCATTCTCTGCAGGTGGAGATTGGGGAGCTGAAAGGGAGGTTGACTGAGGTTATGAGTAATTGTGATGCGTTGTGCAAGAGAATTGCTACAGAGGGGCCAGAATCTCTTCGTTCATCTGTTAAGCCATTTGCAACTGCCGCAGTTGACTCAGAGATCAGATCTAGCTCATCATCTGTCctaaaatccaatccaccttcaaaTGAAGCCAAGTCAGACTAA
- the LOC133672492 gene encoding uncharacterized protein LOC133672492 isoform X2, translating to MCVNVLNFKHSRVLFIIHGPDREKKRIAATVNPNVLLELISIYRDWQEGKVQQISKKQEEMENKIEVADALAIKLLQRLNYSVSAMKTSSQHLSEVHSLQVEIGELKGRLTEVMSNCDALCKRIATEGPESLRSSVKPFATAAVDSEIRSSSSSVLKSNPPSNEAKSD from the exons ATGTGTGTGAATGTTCTTAACTTCAAACATTCGAGGGTTCTTTTCATTATCCATGGTCcagatagagaaaagaaaagaatcgcAG CAACTGTAAATCCAAATGTGTTATTGGAGCTCATCTCAATATATCGTGATTGGCAAGAGGGGAAGGTTCAGCAGATAAGCAAGAAACAG GAGGAGATGGAAAATAAGATAGAAGTGGCAGATGCTTTGGCAATTAAACTTCTTCAAAGGCTTAACTACTCTGTGTCAGCAATGAAGACTTCTTCACAGCATCTATCAGAAG TTCATTCTCTGCAGGTGGAGATTGGGGAGCTGAAAGGGAGGTTGACTGAGGTTATGAGTAATTGTGATGCGTTGTGCAAGAGAATTGCTACAGAGGGGCCAGAATCTCTTCGTTCATCTGTTAAGCCATTTGCAACTGCCGCAGTTGACTCAGAGATCAGATCTAGCTCATCATCTGTCctaaaatccaatccaccttcaaaTGAAGCCAAGTCAGACTAA